GTCTGCAAAGCGTAATAATTACAATCAGATTACAGTATCTGTTTTTATATGTCCTCACATAAGTTTTGAATAGCAGCTCACTTCTTGTGAATTTCTCAACTAGTATCTCAGTCTAATACTTGCTAGTTGGCGCCTtgtcatgactttgaaagttgacttgcaacaaaattcacactacagttatttggtatcaaaagattcactatgtcttactctgatgtgttttaggtgcaaaatatttggaaatgtgattacaagctcttgaaagctcaaaaacgaagttaattgcagccatcatgaaaacaccATAGGTTGGAATacctttatttcgatgacgtactcaactcgacgtggttattgtttcgacacgtgatgttatcacgtgaattgaaaggccaataaaaggctcaatataaaacatctcgtagcactagtttatgacaaacactttgggttctaccagaaagccagtatcaaatatagatgcttgctactttacagtttcattccAGCTTGATGTAATCatctagtcgcaatctgatcatgtgatccatacATCTTGCCAAATggtgcgaacaatttctgcagcatttttcgactatcacaggtgaccaacaggctcctcatgtttatcggagaatgatatgcactctttcgagctaaggtcaaaaaaataaattaatttttaggctaggttttgagatatcagtgctcaaagtgacagcattacaatgatgtgAAATAGATGCAAAAAggacaatagatatggttttgATGAATGCGTGAAcacctacaacatagcagagtgagacatggtgaaccttttgataccaaataactataatgtggatttttgttgcaagtcaacctttaatggaTTATTCCACCTACAGCATTCGCAACAACTTGCATATTGATCATGATAGCTGCCAGTAGCTATCAGTAGCTGTCAATCTCTGTCAGTAGCTACCGATTTTTGTCAGCAGTTATCAATCTCTGTCAGCAGCTGCCGATCTCTGTCAGCAGCTGCCAATCTCTGTCAGCAGCTGCCGATCTCTGTCAGCAGTTATCGATCTCTGTCAGCAGCTGCCGATTTTTGTCAGCAGTTATCAATCTCTGTCAGCAGCTGCCGATCTCTGTCAGCAGCTGCCAATCTCTGTCAGCAGCTGCCGATCTCTGTCAGCAGTTATCGATCTCTGTCAGCAGCTGCCGATAGCTGCCAGAGACCAACACACTTTTCAGTTTAGCATTGTTATTCATGTCTATTCTGTTACAGCATTCTCTACACAACATCGGTTGATGCAAGTAAGATTTTTGGTGAGGCCGGGTTCTACTACTTTTTCAATGCCCTTCTCTGGGTTCTCCAGATCCTCCATGTTATATGGTTCTACATCATCTTTAGCGCTGCCTACAAGGCAGTCATTGTTGGACAGGTAAGACTGACTTAGCCTCAGTTTAACCGATTAACTTGGTGTGAAGAGCTGAGGCAAGTTTGGGCTATCAACCTAATTACATCAATCATTGATGAGCCAGCAGTAGGAACCAAGGCTATTTCAGTCAATCAAAAACTGCAGCTAGGTAGTTAACCTCTACTAACCATAAACTTTATGCCTATCAATCATAGACTTCTCAAACTATTATACTATAACTCCCCAAGTTTATTACTAGTTCAAGATCTTAGGCTAGCTGTCTGAGCTAGTGATCAATGCAGTACTAACTAACCAGCCAAATGCTGTAGATATGTTGGTTAAAACATGTCGTACTGATACAGATAAAGAGTTTTCCGCAAATAGTTAACTAAAAATGTTAACATTGTTACACTTTTTTTCTAGAAGAGGGTAAAGCCTAGTTTCCCTAAGCTATACAGTATAACAATGTGTACCACAGTCTATACCGACTGTCACGATAATACTTGATATAAAGTTAGATTCTGACTTGCAAATGATCAAAAAGAACATATAAATGTGTTATAAATAGCTGTCGTGTTACTACAGGTTGAAAGAGATGTTAGAAGTTGCAGTGAAGAATCGGGCATCTCAGATGAAGAGCTCAAAGAACGCACTGATCTCCTACAGAGCAGCTCTGAGAATGTAAAGCCTCATGTTGATTAAATGCTACCAGTCCTTTTGGCTATTGAAGTGCTGGCATAAGTTGCAAGTGCAACTCTTCTTTTCATTCGttgagttgtcttttcttgttGTCATTTACTGTGTGTAGACAACTCTCCGTAACATATACATGTTAAACTTTCCTATTAGGATCTTCATAGAGGGACGTGTGATCTCATGGTTAGTCAGGTTGATTTAGTTTTTCAAAAACACACAGACTATGTATACATAAGTAAATagctgttttatattataaacataaatacaaGAATATAAACTGTATTGCAGGttgtgttacattttatcttgATTTACTTTcatcaaaactgtaaaatactACTTGAAATGAACTATGCAATATTAAGATAAATTGTAGTTGTGTGATTTATAGCCAGCAAGCTGTACCCTAATACTCATGCAATACACATGAACAGTGAAAACTAGGTCAGACAGACAACACGCAGTCATGTGACACTTTACAAATTTTCCCAGGATGCCTTGTTCCATCCCTCAGCGTTCCAATATTCTTGAAGTTCTTTGCTAGTGAGAAAGTTCAGTTCCCAATTTCTAGATATATCTTTAGCGAAGTCATCGGGGCCTTGTCCACAGCCCCCATTCTCAGTGGTACTGGCATAGCCTGGATGAACCATTAGTTCTAGGGAAATTGTTCCTGTAGGCACTGATGTCATAACGGATCTCAAGTTTTCCAGAGTTAAGTTGGCCGTTGACTCAAAGTTCATCAGCGAGCAGCCTAGAAAGGCATCACTTGACCTACAGTCAGCCTTGGGATCTTTAGCAGTAGTAGATGCTAGCAAAGGATAAGTCAAAGAGTGCAAATGGGAAACTCTGATGTAGTTCCTTAAAAACTGCATCAAACTACAGCACAGGGAGCTGAAAGCTGTTCCTAACAGGCAGTTTTCTCATACGCTATATAAAACTAGTCATTGACTAGTTTTAACAAGAAAGGTTGACATATCTCTCTGACTGACAAAAACGTTGGATGATTTTAAGGAGCCATCAAAACCTCTCATGAAAGGACAACTTCCAACCTCCGTATTTCAGCTTTTTCATAGCTGATAGCTATGAAAAAGCTGAGATACGAGTATAATTGTTGgattattttctattttctattttttgtttatttcttttAGTTGCACAGAATGAACTCAATTTTGTCAAAGAAATATGTAAACGCGCTGGCTTTCTCGCATAGCATCTTTACTACTCCACAGCTCAGAACTTCAAGTTGAGAGATTATCTTTACTGGTAGATATCATGTGTCGCAACTTATATAGGTATGATAAAAATCATTAAAGCATTTTTGTAACCCAGGCTACACAACCATAAATTTATGCTAAGCAACCATAGACTTAGGTTATACAATCATAGACTCAAGCTAAACAACCACAAATCTTTAAAACAGGTCAACTATTTATCAAATCTGTAAAACAGCCACCTTCATGGATGCAAATGACAAACTGCATAGATTAAATTAAAACAGAAATTTTTGTTAAAGAACATCTTAGTGATATGATAACTCCAACAATACTCTTACTTGATGCCATGAGCGGTGAACAACTCTCGAGTTTGTTTAGCGCACTCGTTTACTTCCTCCAGAAACTGCTTCAGTTCAGGTACCATCCAATCAGCTTGAGGCAGACTTTTATCAAGAGGAATCCTAGTCAGTGCTATATTATATTCATTCAACACCTGCAAGTTTCATGTCTAATTACAACAGCGTGAGAAATCATTACTCTAGCGATGCGAGACAACTCAGACTGACTCTTAGCGAGTTCAGTTCAACCTTTCCATGAATAGTTAATTTGTTTCGTGTGCCAGCACCGACATGCGTTAAAGTAACTAATTGTAATAAGATTACAATTCATTTCGTTTAGTTCAGTCCACAGCCCAAGAACGTAACTATAAATGCttcacataattatatataaattattttatattaagaCAAATGCATAACATAAAGATATGTGAAAAGCAAAAGCTTCAAATTTAAATAGTATGCACAAAagtaaattaataaaacaataatattcaataaaatattattttcggTAAATTATTACTCTCCCCGGTAAAGTAAAAGTGAACGACATGTTCATGTGAGAATGTGTTAAAACAAGGACAGAAATGCACAACTTGACTCGCTCTCAGTTAAACTAGATAAAGTTAACAAAAATGTAGTtcgtatattttttatttttatcttcaaCTTTCCCCGGCCTTTTCACTTCAAAAACTCCAATACTACAGGAAACtttgaaaactattttatatgcAACGTATCTTGGAAAGTTCTGGTGTCAAATCTTCGTGACTGTAGCAAATTTATCATAGCTAAGCATTCATTACATAGTACTGTTGTGCAAAAGCGTGATTTTTGTAAGAGTCGGCAGGGTCAGATGCGtatcaaagttttttgtataGGACAACTCCATATGCATGATAACAAAAGTGACAAAAAGCTATTTCAGATATtaagaaaatgaaaatatatatgaCAATCAATTTGATTTTTAGCCttaagttttttttcaaccCTACATAAATGAAGGTAAAAAATCATGTGCCGAGATTATAGTACACGAGAAAAACATATAAAACCAGGGCTGTCAATGTTTTCATCACCTAGCAATAGCCTGTGCTCTGCTCTGCAGACAGATAGCAGCAATACTCTTTCACAAATTTTCATGGGTTGCGACAAACCTGTGCAAATGCTTCTCGGATTGTAGGAAATACATGAACATGTTGGTGACCGTCAACTCTCTTTGGGTATGAACCTGTTAGGACTTTAAACTTTTCCAACTGGGCCTTCAGCTCTGTCTTTATCTGAAACATCAATATCAGTCAATATCAGGTGATATATTAGTTAACCACCAACATTAGCTGGCAGCAGTTGAAGTTGCTCACAAACACTAGCCAGCAGCCGCTATATAATTATTGATTATCCATGATCTATTCGCTATGTTCCAACTGATTAACTACAATGTATTAGTTGTTCATCAGAGAACAAAGACGTGATATTGTAGGATTGCTAGGCTAGTAAATGTGAATAATGAATGCAAGTCAGACATACACAACTCCACAATGTTATGACACGCTGAATACATGCTGTTACACAGCTAAAGCTTTGTTATGCCACAGACTACTCCGAATCTGTGAAACGCTATGTCTATGAGAGTAGATCAATTTCGTTTGATAAGTCACCGATCATACTGATAGGCTCAAAGCAAAGGTATTCCTTTCCCTGCCTATTCAGGGTTGATGTTTAATCGCATACCTGATTGACACATAATCTTCGTTCTTCTCCAGCGAGTAGCATTTGGTCCTTGTCAAGGAAACACCCATCCTTGTCGAGGAGGGACTCTATGTCCTTCGCCTCACTCAATGGATGGCCCTCACTAACATTGAAGTGTAGCCCTAAATTGTAATTAATAAAACTGTGTATGGTAACCTTTTACCACTCGATACTTTGCAAATGCAAACATCATATCTAGAAATTGCtatatgctttttaagatgCTGAAGCTGAAAATACTGGACACAAGACTCTGAAGATGAAAGCGGCTGGTTTTAGCACGTACTAACCCATGGGAAGACCATGATGAAGTCCTAAGTCTACAGCGTGTTTAGCATAGGAGGTGTTGACCAACAGACTTGTATCTGTTATACCATTTTCCTTGAAACAGTCAATAATTCCATGATTTCTCTGCGGACAGTAGCCAAAATCATCTGCTGTGACGTATAGCACCCTGTCAGCACTCATCTACACAGCATATATTAGTACGAGTTGATATTGAGCACTTATGATTGTCTTTTGTTAGGCGCTCAGTTATACTATTGTTAGCATATAACTTGGTCTAAACGTTATAACCCAATATCTGTCACACCAGCGAGCTTTACACGTAAAATGAATGACTAAGGCTGGTTATCCGAGACTTAATGTAACTACACAATACTTGTCAGATTTACCTGCAGCACAAGTCGGAAAAAGTATGTTCTATGTGATTTATCGTGGTTTagtcaaatttgaatagtcatttgtAAGGCACTCGCTTAACACCTGTCCgatgtagtgtatatgtatgtgttatactagcaattattttatgttaaccatttattaccgtATTGTTGTAAGATTtgtattttactatataaacattcagaaaattattaatacctgtattgcgtgattagttagtgacgaACATCACTGTTTTTGGCACTTTTGCATTCGAAATATTTTAGTGTGGCAACAGTTGACCTAATtattgtgcagccaatcaactgtGGATTTTTCCCTTGGTTTACTATATAACCCTTCAGTTTTGTCATTGCTGTTGTGTTACTGTTTTGcgctgagagatataacaccaataaagatactgcgttcttcaACAATAGCTCCGCTTGAGTTTCCAAGACAAATGGagtataaaattcttgtcactgtttctgactttagcattgtgatatcagccagcgtatcatagctgccttcactataagtgctattggcCGAACACCAAGAATTATTGCAATTGGCTTACTAGGGTGTAAAAGTTGTGAAAAGGCATccatgagtctgtttatcggctcacctccgagtctgtttatcagctcaccatcgagtccgtttatcggctcaccatcgagtctgttatTGGCTCACcaccgagtctgtttatcggctcactatcGAGTCTGTTTACCAGCTTACcaacgagtctgtttattggctcgccctcgagtctgtttatcggctcaccatcgagttcgtttatcggctcaccatcgagtctgttatcggctcaccatcaagtctgtttatcggctcaccattgagtccgtttatcggctcaccagcaagtctgtttatcagcttaccaacgagtctgtttatcggctcaccctcgagtGTGTTTATCGGCTCGTCCTCGAGTCCGCTTATCGGCTCCCtcaagtctgtttatcgactcACCCTCAAggctgtttatcggctcaccctcaAGTCTGCTTATTGACTCACTATCGAGGCTGTGTTGGCtagctcttgagttg
Above is a window of Watersipora subatra chromosome 3, tzWatSuba1.1, whole genome shotgun sequence DNA encoding:
- the LOC137390066 gene encoding carbohydrate deacetylase-like, which produces MSADRVLYVTADDFGYCPQRNHGIIDCFKENGITDTSLLVNTSYAKHAVDLGLHHGLPMGLHFNVSEGHPLSEAKDIESLLDKDGCFLDKDQMLLAGEERRLCVNQIKTELKAQLEKFKVLTGSYPKRVDGHQHVHVFPTIREAFAQVLNEYNIALTRIPLDKSLPQADWMVPELKQFLEEVNECAKQTRELFTAHGIKSSDAFLGCSLMNFESTANLTLENLRSVMTSVPTGTISLELMVHPGYASTTENGGCGQGPDDFAKDISRNWELNFLTSKELQEYWNAEGWNKASWENL